GAACAGCAGGTTCGGGGAATCTCTGATTCTCAGTCCTCCTGGCTGAAAACCGGCGAGCAGTTGGCTACCGGCAAACGCGTTAACAATCCTTCTGACGATCCGGTCGCGGCTTCGCGGGCGGTGGTGCTGTCACAAACGCAGGCGAGGGATGCCCAGTACACCACGTCGCGCTCTTTTGCGACGCAGAGCCTGTCACTGGAAGAGAACACGCTGGCAGGCGTTACCGGTGCGGTGACCAGCGCACAGGAGCAGATCGTCCTTGGCTCCACCGGTACGCTAAGCGATGGCGATCGCGCTTCGGTTGCCACCCGTCTGGAAGGTATTCGCAATCAGCTGCTCAACCTGGCAAACAGTAAAGATGGCAGCGGGCGTTATATGTTCGCCGGTTATAAAACCGACGCCGCGCCGTTTGCCGCTGACGCTACCGGCGATATTGCTTATAACGGCGGCACTAACGCTATAACGCAGAAAGTTGACGCCAGTCGCACCATGACCATAGGCCATACCGGCGACGATGTTTTCACCTCAATCCCCAGCAATGCCAAAAAAGAGCCAGACGGCAGCGCCAGTGAGACCAACCTGTTCAAAATGCTCGACAGCGCCATTAGCGCACTGCGCACGCCGCTCGCCAGTGCCGATGATGCCACAAAGACAGCAGTTTCCGCCGCAATGGATAAAACCAACCGCGGACTAAGCAATTCGCTGAACAACGTGCTGAGCGTGCGTTCTGAAATCGGTACGCAGCTTAATGAACTGGATACGCTGGACTCTCAGGCGGGTGACCGCAGCGTGATTTATGAAGCGCAGAGGGGCAATCTGGAGGATGCAGATCCGGCTGCAACGATCTCTAAGTATACCATGCAGCAGACCGCGCTGCAGGCGGCCTATAAAACCTTTACCGATATGTCCGCATTGTCATTGTTTAAGCTGAACTCCTGAAAATAACTCTTTGAGCGTACTTTAACCGGGTGCGCTCAGTTTTTCCCGCGGTCTGCTGGTCAGCCCGCGGGATTTTTTTTTGCTTTAATTTCGGGTTCGACTCAGCGTTGCAATCAGCAATCAGCAATCAGCAATCAGCAATCAGCAATCAGCAATCGGCAATCAGCAAGTAGCACCACGCGTTGCTACAGATAAGTGACAGGGCGAGTGGGCAGACGCGTGTCACGGCTGCATGGCAGAGCCAGCTTGTCGTGTGCAGGTTATACGCAGCGTCTTAGCGTTACGCAGGCATAAAAAAAGCCCCGCCGAAGCGGGGCTTTTTAATGCGTTCAGTACGCTTACGGACGCGTCGCAGGTGCAGTCGCGTGATGCGTAGCGGAATGACCGCCAGCTGCGCCTTTGCCTTCGAAGTCGTAAGCTGGACGCTGCCAGTCGCTTTGAAGCACAGGCTCTGGCTGCCAGGCCGGTGCCGGTGCTTTGGTCATCGGCGCGGTAGCGTGGAGCTTGAAGCTGGTGGCCGCAACGGCGGTGTTAACCGGCTCATCGCGGGCCGGAACCGGCGCATGCGGCTCGGTCACTACCGGTGCTTCAGTGGCGGCGACAGGCGCAGCCAGCACTTCTTCAACCTGCTGCTCAACGCGTGGGGAAACATCAGCGGCACTCTGCTGAGCAACGTCGCTGGCGGTAGCCTGCGGCTGTTCAGCTGCTGATGCAACCGGCTGGGTTTCAGCCACCGGTGCTTCAGCGGCGGATGCGCTGTTCACATCAGCGGGCTCGGCCTGCGCGGCGATGGTCTGCGCGGTGGCTTCGTCAGCAGCGGAAATCACTGAAGGCTGCTCATTGACCGGTACATCGATAGCGGCGGTCTCTTCAGCTGCCACGACTGGTACAACGGTTTTAACCTGCGGCTCAGCCTGTTTTACCGGCTCAGCTTCTGCTGCTGCAACCGGTAAGGCGTCAGTAGCAGGTAGCGCAACGGCTGCGGCGGTCTCTTCTGCCTGGTAATCAGGCGTGCTGTGCTGCTCAACCTGCTGAGCTGGCTCATCCGCCTGCGCAACCGGATAGCTAATCCACACTTTTCCTGACGCCATTTCTGGTGAAGCGGCAGCCACGGTAACTGGCATTGGCGACTGACCAGGGTAACGCTCATCGCGATAGCGACGACGACGTTGACCACTGACACGCAGATGACGCGGTGAACGGCGTGAACGGCGTGGCATGTTCGTGCTTTCACGGTTGTCCTCGTCCTGCACGTCCTGCACGTCCTGCACGTCCGGCATTGGCATCGCCTGCTCAGCGTCAGATGCAGCTGACTCAGCGGCTGCAGTTGCAGCGGCCTCTGCTTCTGCGGCAAGCTCGGCGGCATTAAGCACGCGAACTTTCTGGCTCAGCTGACGTGGCTTACGACGCGTCATGACCTGAACCTGCTCTTCCTGCATCGCTTCGCTATCAACGATTTCAGGTTCGGCTTCGGCAACAACCGGCTGCTGTACTTTCTCCGCATCCTGCTGCAGGCGTTTTTCTTCCTGACGACGGCGCTGGCGCTCGGCACGCTGTTCACGACGCTGCTGCTGTTGCTCTTCACGCTGCTTACGCGCTTCCTCGCTCAGCGGTGCTGACGGCGTTTCATCACGGGCTTCGACCTGCGCTGGCTGTTGACGACGGCCATTACGGCGGTCATCACGGGCTTCACGTGGCTCACGCGCTTCGCGAGGTTCACGCGGCTCGCGTGCTTCGCGCGGTTCACGGCCTTCACGAGTCTGTTCGCCGTTGCGATCGCGCTGCATGCGCTCATTGCGGTCGCCGCGGTCGCCTCGGTCGCTGCGGTCGCTGCGGTCATTACGATCGCGACGTGGATTACGACGATTGTTGTTGCGGCGTTCGGTATTGCGCTGCGGCTCGCTGCTTTCTGTTGTTGAGGCGGTAGCCACTTCTTCAGCCGCTGGCTGCTCAGCAGGTTTCGCGCTCTCTTCACTACCAAACAGCTTTTTCAGGCCGCCCATCAGGCGACTCATAAAGCCACCCTGATGTGTGCTGGCAGGTGCAGCCGCTTTTTGTGGCTCAGCAACCACAACCGCTGGCGCCGGGGCTTCAGTGGCCGCAGGCGCTTCAACCGGCGCAGGCGGTGCATCAGACATCACAAACGCGGCCAGAGCCGGTTGCTCCGGACGACGACGCTCAGCGTGCTCTTCATCTGACGGCATCGCCATTTCGGCTTCATGCAGCTTCGGCAGGTGATAGCTAAGGGTTTGTGTCTCTTCGCCTTTACGCACGCGCAGTACAGAATAGTGCGGGGTTTGCATCTGGTCGTTTGGCACGATAATCGCGCGCACGCCGCCCTGACGCTTCTCAATGGCGCTCACTGCGTCACGCTTTTCATTCAGCAGGTAAGAGGCAACCTGAACCGGGACAATAGCGTGAACTTCTTTGGTGTTCTCTTTCAGCGCTTCTTCTTCAATCAGGCGCAGAATCGAGAGCGACAGCGATTCGTTGTCACGGATGGTGCCGGTGCCGCTACAGCGTGGGCAAACATGGTGACTGGATTCGCCCAGCGACGGGCTGAGACGTTGACGTGACATCTCCAGCAGGCCGAAACGCGAGATGTGACCAATCTGAATACGGGCACGATCCTGGCGAACCGCTTCACGCAGGCGATTTTCCACCGCGCGTTGATGGCGAACCGGCGTCATGTCGATGTAGTCGATTACGATCAGGCCGCCAAGGTCACGCAAACGCAGCTGGCGAGCAATTTCGTCGGCTGCTTCCAGGTTGGTATTAAAGGCGGTCTCTTCGATATCGCCGCCGCGGGTAGCACGCGCGGAGTTGATGTCGATAGCGGTTAACGCTTCGGTGGTGTCGATAACGATTGAGCCACCTGATGGCAGGCGCACTTCACGCTGGAAGGCGGACTCAATCTGCGACTCAATTTGATAGTGGCTGAACAGCGGGATTTCACCGGTGTAGAGTTTGATTTTGCTGCTGAAATCGGGACGACCCAGCGCGGCGATATGCTGGCGAGCCAGTTCGAGCACTTTCGGGTTATCGATCAGGATTTCGCCGATGTCCTGGCGCAGATAATCACGGAAGGCACGAACAATCACGTTGCTTTCCTGATGGATCAGGAAGGGCGCTGGACGGCTCTCGGCCGCTTTTTTAATCGCTTCCCAGTGTTTCATACGGAAGCTGAGGTCCCACTGCAGCGCTTCGGCTGATTTGCCGACGCCAGCGGTGCGCACGATCAAACCCATGCCTTCAGGCAGTTCCAGTGCGGAGAGCGCTTCTTTCAGTTCGGTGCGATCGTCACCTTCGATACGGCGTGAAATACCGCCAGCACGAGGATTATTAGGCATCAGAACCAGATAACTGCCCGCCAGGCTGATAAAGGTGGTTAAGGCCGCGCCTTTATTACCACGTTCTTCTTTATCGATCTGAACAATAACTTCCTGACCTTCACGCAGCACGTCTTTGATATTTGGACGGCCATGGGCGTTGTAGTTAGCAGGGAAGTAATCGCGGGAAATCTCTTTTAAAGGCAGGAAGCCGTGACGCTCAGCGCCGTAATCAACAAACGCGGCTTCAAGGCTGGGTTCAATGCGGGTGATTTTACCTTTGTAGATGTTGGCTTTTTTCTGTTCGTGCCCTGGGCTTTCGATATCCAGATCGTAGAGACGTTGTCCATCAACCAGTGCGACCCGCAACTCTTCCTGCTGAGTTGCGTTAATTAACATTCTTTTCATCGTAACTTACTCGTTATTCTTACATGAGTGACAAAGCTACGGGCATGGTAACGCTGGACGAGAGTAAACCGGTGGCCCCGTGTCTCATTGCAAGGCCGTCAACCTCACGGTTGTCGCCAGCTCCAGGGGCGCAAAATCGGCAGCCTGCTTTTTAAGTTAAAAAAACAGCGCTTCTGAGGGAAAGGCTACTGAACTGCACCAGAAAAAGCATATCCCGTCTAATCGTCCAGGCTGCAACCCGCAGCCCGCTAAGTGCCTGATTTAACATTACGTCTTACGCCATTGCTGCGTGTATGTTCAATCCGGCTAAATTATTATTTCGCTATTATCTTCGCTCTTAATTGCGAGCGAAAAGCATTAGCATTATTCCATTGCTAACCTTGTTATAGCAAGGTGACTTTTATCGGTATGTGAAGTTTATTGCTGCTTAATGCACTTATTTTGCAGGGCTTTCCCGCAAACCGCATAAAATCCGGGCTGTTATCAGGCGTGAGGCCAACCAGGAAAAAGCTCAAGCCAGAAAAAGAGGTGGCGCTCTGCACGGTCCCTATTTAGAATCGCCGCCATGAAAACGAATCCTCCCGCGGTACAAATCGTTGCCATTTCTGCTGATGAAGCAGGGCAGCGTATTGATAACTTTTTGCGCACTCAGTTAAAAGGTGTGCCCAAAAGCATGATTTATCGCATTTTGCGTAAAGGCGAAGTGCGGGTGAATAAAAAACGCATCAAACCTGAATATAAGCTGGTGGCGGGCGACGAAATTCGCATTCCGCCGGTTCGGGTTGCCGAACGTGATGAGCAGACCGTTTCGCCGAAGCTGGCAAAAGTGGCCTCGCTGGCTGACGCTATCCTTTATGAGGATGACTGGATTCTGGTGATGAACAAGCCTTCCGGCACCGCGGTGCATGGTGGCAGCGGATTGAGCTTTGGTGTCATTGAAGGCTTGCGTGCGCTGCGTCCTGAAGCGCGTTTCCTTGAGCTGGTGCATCGCCTTGATCGCGACACTTCTGGCGTGCTGCTGGTGGCAAAAAAACGCTCGGCGCTGCGTTCCCTGCATGAGCAGCTGCGTGAGAAGGGCATGCAGAAGGATTATCTGGCGCTGGTCCGCGGCAGCTGGCCGTCGCATTTGAAAGTGGTCCAAGCGCCGCTGCTGAAAAATATTTTACAAAGCGGCGAACGGGTGGTGCGGGTGAACAGCGAAGGTAAGCCTTCAGAAACACGCTTCAAAGTGGAAGAGCGCTATGCGCATGCCACGCTGGTGAAAGCGAGTCCGGTTACCGGCAGAACGCATCAGATTCGTGTCCATACACTGCATGCCGGTCATCCCATCGCTTTTGATGACCGTTATGGTGAACAGGAGTTTGATCGCCAGCTGGCCACTACCGGTCTGAATCGGCTTTTTCTGCATGCCGCCGCGCTGACGTTTACCCATCCTAACAGTGGTGAAGTCATGCGTATGGAAGCGCCGCTCGATGAGCGCCTGAAGCAGTGCCTGAAAGTATTACGCCAGCAGGCACAGTAATGAGCAGGGGCTGCGGCCCCGCTTAATCGTTTAATAACGGATTAATGCCCACCTCACGCAGTAGTTCACCCAACGCAATCAGCGGCAGTCCAATCAGCGTATTCGGGTCACGCCCTTCAAGCTTTTCGAATAACGCAATGCCCAGACCTTCACATTTAAAACTACCTGCGCACTGCAACGGTTGCTCTTTACGGACGTAGCCAGCAATTTCTGCCGCTGACAACGCGCGAAAATGCACGGTAAAGGGTTCACAGATGACCTTATAGCGGTGCGTAGCAGCATGGCTGATGGCCAGGCCAGTATAAAAGGTGATCGCCTGCCCGCTGGAATCAGCCAGCTGCTGACGCGCACGCGCCTCGCTATGCGGTTTACCGATGATGCGGCCATTGATCACACAAACCTGATCGGAACCGATGATCCAGTGATCGGGATAGGTCGCCGCCAGTGCCTGCGATTTGGCCAACGCCAGACGCTGCACCAGCGCAGCCGCGGTTTCGTCGGGGAAGGGCGTTTCATCCACCTCGGGCGCAGCACATATAAAAGGCAGCTCGAGTTTGGCTAATAGCGCCTTGCGAAATGGCGAAGTTGAAGCAAGTATTAATGGTGTCATCTTTTTTTCACGAATATATAGCGTATCGGGTAAAGGCATTTTAAACTGTGCGCCGCACCGGATGCGAATATTGGCTGAAAGATGCTGTTTAACGGCCTTTTTCTTTGACTCTCTAACGTTACAAAGTTAATATGCGCGCCCTATGCAAAAGGTAAAATTACCCCTGACACTTGATCCGGTTCGCACCGCTCAAAAACGCCTCGATTATCAAGGCATTTACACCTCTCAACAGGTGGAGCGTGTTGCCGACTCAGTTGTTAGTGTGGACAGTGATGTGGAATGTGACATGACATTCGCGGTGGACAATCAACGTCTGGCCGTTCTGAAAGGAACTGCTGATGTGGATGTCACGCTGTCTTGTCAGCGCTGCAATCAGCCTTTCGCACATCATGTTCACGTCTCGTATTGTTTCAGTCCTGTCGTCACCGACGAACAGGCAGAAGCACTGCCGGAAGCGTACGAACCGATTGAGGTCAACGAGTTTGGTGAAATCAATCTGTTGGCAACGGTTGAGGATGAAATTATTCTCGCCCTGCCGGTCGTTCCGGTTCATGATTCTGAACACTGTGAAGTGTCCGACGCGGACATGGTTTTTGGCAAACTGCCTGCAGAGGCGGAGAAACCAAATCCATTTGCCGTATTAGCCAGTTTAAAGCGTAAGTAATAGGAGTAAGGTCCATGGCCGTACAACAGAATAAACCAACCCGTTCAAAACGTGGCATGCGTCGTTCGCACGATGCTCTGACCACCGCCGCTCTTTCCGTAGACAAAGTTTCAGGCGAAACTCATCTGCGTCACCACATCACTGCGGATGGTTACTACCGCGGTCGCAAGGTTATCGCTAAGTAATACTTGCGGCTTCGCAAGGCGATACTTTGACACGTTTGACCCTGGCTAT
The sequence above is drawn from the Duffyella gerundensis genome and encodes:
- the flgL gene encoding flagellar hook-associated protein FlgL, which encodes MRLSTTMIYEQQVRGISDSQSSWLKTGEQLATGKRVNNPSDDPVAASRAVVLSQTQARDAQYTTSRSFATQSLSLEENTLAGVTGAVTSAQEQIVLGSTGTLSDGDRASVATRLEGIRNQLLNLANSKDGSGRYMFAGYKTDAAPFAADATGDIAYNGGTNAITQKVDASRTMTIGHTGDDVFTSIPSNAKKEPDGSASETNLFKMLDSAISALRTPLASADDATKTAVSAAMDKTNRGLSNSLNNVLSVRSEIGTQLNELDTLDSQAGDRSVIYEAQRGNLEDADPAATISKYTMQQTALQAAYKTFTDMSALSLFKLNS
- the rne gene encoding ribonuclease E; the protein is MKRMLINATQQEELRVALVDGQRLYDLDIESPGHEQKKANIYKGKITRIEPSLEAAFVDYGAERHGFLPLKEISRDYFPANYNAHGRPNIKDVLREGQEVIVQIDKEERGNKGAALTTFISLAGSYLVLMPNNPRAGGISRRIEGDDRTELKEALSALELPEGMGLIVRTAGVGKSAEALQWDLSFRMKHWEAIKKAAESRPAPFLIHQESNVIVRAFRDYLRQDIGEILIDNPKVLELARQHIAALGRPDFSSKIKLYTGEIPLFSHYQIESQIESAFQREVRLPSGGSIVIDTTEALTAIDINSARATRGGDIEETAFNTNLEAADEIARQLRLRDLGGLIVIDYIDMTPVRHQRAVENRLREAVRQDRARIQIGHISRFGLLEMSRQRLSPSLGESSHHVCPRCSGTGTIRDNESLSLSILRLIEEEALKENTKEVHAIVPVQVASYLLNEKRDAVSAIEKRQGGVRAIIVPNDQMQTPHYSVLRVRKGEETQTLSYHLPKLHEAEMAMPSDEEHAERRRPEQPALAAFVMSDAPPAPVEAPAATEAPAPAVVVAEPQKAAAPASTHQGGFMSRLMGGLKKLFGSEESAKPAEQPAAEEVATASTTESSEPQRNTERRNNNRRNPRRDRNDRSDRSDRGDRGDRNERMQRDRNGEQTREGREPREAREPREPREAREPREARDDRRNGRRQQPAQVEARDETPSAPLSEEARKQREEQQQQRREQRAERQRRRQEEKRLQQDAEKVQQPVVAEAEPEIVDSEAMQEEQVQVMTRRKPRQLSQKVRVLNAAELAAEAEAAATAAAESAASDAEQAMPMPDVQDVQDVQDEDNRESTNMPRRSRRSPRHLRVSGQRRRRYRDERYPGQSPMPVTVAAASPEMASGKVWISYPVAQADEPAQQVEQHSTPDYQAEETAAAVALPATDALPVAAAEAEPVKQAEPQVKTVVPVVAAEETAAIDVPVNEQPSVISAADEATAQTIAAQAEPADVNSASAAEAPVAETQPVASAAEQPQATASDVAQQSAADVSPRVEQQVEEVLAAPVAATEAPVVTEPHAPVPARDEPVNTAVAATSFKLHATAPMTKAPAPAWQPEPVLQSDWQRPAYDFEGKGAAGGHSATHHATAPATRP
- the rluC gene encoding 23S rRNA pseudouridine(955/2504/2580) synthase RluC encodes the protein MKTNPPAVQIVAISADEAGQRIDNFLRTQLKGVPKSMIYRILRKGEVRVNKKRIKPEYKLVAGDEIRIPPVRVAERDEQTVSPKLAKVASLADAILYEDDWILVMNKPSGTAVHGGSGLSFGVIEGLRALRPEARFLELVHRLDRDTSGVLLVAKKRSALRSLHEQLREKGMQKDYLALVRGSWPSHLKVVQAPLLKNILQSGERVVRVNSEGKPSETRFKVEERYAHATLVKASPVTGRTHQIRVHTLHAGHPIAFDDRYGEQEFDRQLATTGLNRLFLHAAALTFTHPNSGEVMRMEAPLDERLKQCLKVLRQQAQ
- a CDS encoding Maf family protein, giving the protein MTPLILASTSPFRKALLAKLELPFICAAPEVDETPFPDETAAALVQRLALAKSQALAATYPDHWIIGSDQVCVINGRIIGKPHSEARARQQLADSSGQAITFYTGLAISHAATHRYKVICEPFTVHFRALSAAEIAGYVRKEQPLQCAGSFKCEGLGIALFEKLEGRDPNTLIGLPLIALGELLREVGINPLLND
- the yceD gene encoding 23S rRNA accumulation protein YceD; translation: MQKVKLPLTLDPVRTAQKRLDYQGIYTSQQVERVADSVVSVDSDVECDMTFAVDNQRLAVLKGTADVDVTLSCQRCNQPFAHHVHVSYCFSPVVTDEQAEALPEAYEPIEVNEFGEINLLATVEDEIILALPVVPVHDSEHCEVSDADMVFGKLPAEAEKPNPFAVLASLKRK
- the rpmF gene encoding 50S ribosomal protein L32, translating into MAVQQNKPTRSKRGMRRSHDALTTAALSVDKVSGETHLRHHITADGYYRGRKVIAK